A portion of the Leifsonia sp. EB41 genome contains these proteins:
- a CDS encoding DUF5997 family protein translates to MKPQTMKAATAAKKLGILLSAAPEDFQDREISRTELDELTANPPAWLVALRADGPHPRDVVAHKLGVSNSGLARAGVTEPLTTAEIKTLLEEKPEWLVAERATQAQVHAENARVKQRNAERAARSERD, encoded by the coding sequence ATGAAGCCCCAGACCATGAAGGCGGCCACCGCAGCCAAGAAGCTCGGCATCCTGCTGTCGGCGGCGCCGGAGGATTTCCAGGACCGCGAGATCAGCCGCACCGAGCTCGACGAGCTGACCGCGAACCCGCCCGCCTGGCTGGTCGCCCTCCGCGCCGACGGCCCGCACCCGCGCGACGTCGTCGCCCACAAGCTCGGCGTGAGCAACTCGGGGCTGGCCCGCGCCGGCGTCACCGAGCCGCTCACCACGGCCGAGATCAAGACGCTGCTGGAGGAGAAGCCGGAGTGGCTGGTCGCCGAGCGCGCGACGCAGGCGCAGGTGCACGCCGAGAACGCGCGCGTGAAGCAGCGCAACGCCGAGCGCGCGGCGCGCTCCGAGCGCGACTGA
- a CDS encoding alpha-hydroxy-acid oxidizing protein, with translation MTASIGTSIGRTAQSVVYRAGVSGRRPAIPVAFPALERAARRRMSRAAFAYIAGSAGLERTDRADTDAFARHRIVPRVLRDVSQRDLSIELFGRRLPTPLLLAPIGVLDLARRDGDAAAARAAAAHGIPAVLSTQASAPMEAVAAAMEDVRPGAARWFQLYWSSSRDLVASLVARAEASGCEAIVVTLDTHVLGWRPRDLDLGYLPFSRGLGIAQYTSDPVFRRLVRERMASAGPRERTAVTPAALASFASILRHHPGDLRENLRSGEPLAAVETFLDVFADPSLGWDDLAFLREHTSLPIVLKGVLHPDDARRAVDAGVDAVQVSTHGGRQIDGEVAALDALTRVVDAVAGRIPVLFDSGIRGGADAVIALALGARAVAVGRPYAYALALAGERGVSELLRNLLAELDITLGLSGVARVADLDRSVLATPPPCTG, from the coding sequence ATGACGGCGAGCATCGGGACCAGCATCGGCCGGACGGCGCAGAGCGTCGTGTACCGCGCGGGCGTGAGCGGGCGGCGGCCGGCTATCCCGGTCGCGTTCCCCGCGCTGGAGCGCGCGGCGCGCAGGCGGATGTCGCGCGCGGCATTCGCCTACATCGCGGGCTCCGCGGGGCTGGAGCGCACCGACCGGGCCGACACCGACGCGTTCGCACGGCACCGGATCGTCCCGCGCGTGCTGCGGGACGTCTCGCAGCGCGACCTCTCGATCGAGCTGTTCGGGCGCCGTCTGCCCACTCCCCTGCTGCTGGCGCCCATCGGCGTGCTCGACCTGGCCCGGCGCGACGGCGACGCGGCCGCCGCACGCGCAGCCGCCGCGCACGGCATCCCCGCCGTGCTCTCCACCCAGGCCTCGGCTCCGATGGAGGCCGTCGCCGCCGCGATGGAGGACGTCCGGCCGGGCGCCGCGCGCTGGTTCCAGCTCTACTGGAGCTCGTCGCGCGATCTGGTCGCGAGCCTGGTCGCCCGGGCGGAGGCCAGCGGCTGCGAGGCGATCGTGGTCACCCTGGACACGCACGTGCTGGGCTGGCGCCCGCGGGACCTCGATCTCGGCTACCTCCCGTTCAGCCGCGGCCTCGGCATCGCCCAGTACACCAGCGACCCGGTCTTCCGCCGGCTGGTGCGCGAGCGGATGGCGAGTGCGGGCCCCCGTGAGCGCACCGCGGTCACCCCGGCGGCGCTGGCGTCGTTCGCGAGCATCCTGCGCCACCATCCCGGCGACCTGCGCGAGAACCTGCGCTCCGGCGAGCCGCTCGCGGCGGTCGAGACCTTCCTCGACGTGTTCGCCGACCCGTCGCTCGGCTGGGACGACCTGGCCTTCCTGCGCGAGCACACCAGCCTCCCGATCGTCCTTAAAGGCGTCCTGCACCCCGACGACGCCCGCCGCGCCGTCGACGCGGGTGTGGACGCCGTGCAGGTGTCCACGCACGGCGGGCGGCAGATCGACGGCGAGGTCGCGGCGCTCGACGCACTGACCAGGGTCGTGGACGCGGTCGCCGGCCGCATCCCCGTGCTGTTCGACAGCGGGATCCGCGGCGGCGCGGACGCCGTGATCGCGCTCGCGCTCGGCGCCAGGGCCGTCGCGGTCGGGAGGCCGTACGCCTACGCGCTCGCGCTGGCCGGCGAGCGCGGCGTGAGCGAGCTGCTCCGCAACCTCCTCGCCGAGCTCGACATCACGCTCGGGCTCTCCGGCGTCGCCCGGGTCGCCGACCTCGACCGCTCGGTGCTGGCTACGCCACCGCCCTGTACTGGCTAG
- a CDS encoding LysR family substrate-binding domain-containing protein, translated as MASRFALAFPLGVTIGKWTRVFAERQPDVELVARPSADPLAALAAGEADMVFARDAPADDDRHLIPLYTEDVVVVMHHEHLLTLEEKLHLADLDGEPLLTGEPSEAFMRSVAAGDGIALLPASVAKALRRKDVTAMRLEDGPVSQVGLAWPRDGQHPLVDEFIGIVRGRSAHSSRNPDVAATEAERSARDAKAAKSAKIAATQSARAAKRAAAAKRSTGKRPRPKR; from the coding sequence ATGGCCTCCCGCTTCGCCCTCGCCTTCCCGCTCGGTGTCACGATCGGCAAGTGGACGCGCGTGTTCGCCGAGCGGCAGCCCGACGTGGAGCTGGTGGCGCGGCCGTCGGCGGACCCGCTCGCCGCGCTGGCGGCCGGCGAGGCCGACATGGTGTTCGCGCGCGACGCCCCGGCCGACGACGACCGGCACCTCATCCCGCTCTACACCGAGGACGTCGTGGTCGTGATGCACCACGAGCACCTGCTGACGCTGGAGGAGAAGCTGCACCTGGCCGACCTCGACGGCGAGCCCCTGCTCACCGGCGAGCCGTCCGAGGCGTTCATGCGCAGTGTGGCCGCGGGCGACGGCATCGCGCTGCTGCCCGCCTCGGTGGCGAAGGCCCTGCGCCGCAAGGACGTCACCGCGATGCGGCTGGAGGACGGCCCGGTCTCGCAGGTCGGCCTCGCCTGGCCGCGCGACGGCCAGCATCCGCTCGTGGACGAGTTCATCGGGATCGTGCGTGGTCGCTCCGCCCACAGCTCGCGCAACCCGGACGTGGCCGCGACAGAGGCCGAGCGCTCGGCTCGGGACGCGAAAGCCGCCAAGTCCGCGAAGATCGCCGCCACCCAGTCCGCGCGCGCCGCCAAGCGCGCCGCCGCCGCCAAGCGCTCCACCGGCAAGCGCCCCCGCCCCAAGCGCTGA
- a CDS encoding CYTH domain-containing protein, whose protein sequence is MAQHHTQLEIERKYDVDGDLRPPQLVGVGAIAVESEPETAELVATYYDTAELRLARQRVAVRARRGGSDEGWHVKLPPTGEGRPELHWPLGDGVEPPADLRETIRDQLGDGVLIPVARVTNSRDTTILKDAAGFELAELCDDHVRGENLQTGASDAWREWEVELLSGAPDSRERRTALLDGIEAELLAAGARPSASSSKLQRALGL, encoded by the coding sequence ATGGCGCAGCACCATACCCAGCTCGAGATCGAGCGCAAGTACGACGTGGACGGCGACCTCCGACCACCCCAGCTCGTCGGCGTCGGGGCGATCGCCGTCGAGAGCGAGCCGGAGACCGCCGAACTGGTGGCGACCTATTACGACACGGCCGAGCTGCGGCTCGCCAGGCAGCGCGTCGCGGTGCGCGCGCGGCGCGGCGGCTCCGACGAGGGCTGGCACGTCAAGCTGCCGCCGACCGGAGAGGGACGGCCGGAGCTGCACTGGCCGCTCGGCGACGGCGTGGAGCCGCCGGCGGACCTGCGGGAGACCATCCGCGACCAGCTCGGCGACGGTGTCCTGATCCCGGTCGCGCGCGTGACGAACAGCCGCGACACCACCATCCTCAAGGACGCGGCGGGCTTCGAGCTCGCCGAGCTGTGCGACGACCACGTCCGCGGCGAGAACCTGCAGACCGGCGCGAGCGACGCCTGGCGGGAGTGGGAGGTCGAGCTGCTCAGCGGCGCCCCCGACTCGCGCGAGCGCCGCACAGCGCTCCTCGACGGCATCGAGGCGGAACTCCTGGCGGCGGGCGCCCGGCCCTCCGCGAGCTCGTCCAAGCTCCAGCGCGCGCTCGGCCTCTGA
- a CDS encoding DUF3224 domain-containing protein has translation MDNTTIVTARFDVTGWDPQELPGIAGDWLGAVVMRKTYTEGLVGESIAHFVSSGTEEGGRGYLAAERITGTLPDGRSGSFTVHHGALQHPDDPSAFGYIVPGTGTDDFAGVSGPARIRHDDRGAYFEFDLG, from the coding sequence ATGGACAACACCACCATCGTCACCGCCCGCTTCGACGTCACCGGCTGGGACCCGCAGGAGCTGCCCGGCATCGCGGGCGACTGGCTGGGCGCGGTGGTGATGCGCAAGACGTACACGGAGGGCCTGGTCGGCGAGTCGATCGCGCACTTCGTGTCCTCGGGCACGGAGGAGGGCGGCCGCGGCTACCTCGCGGCCGAGCGGATCACGGGGACGCTGCCCGACGGCCGCTCCGGATCGTTCACGGTCCACCACGGCGCGCTGCAGCACCCGGACGACCCCTCGGCGTTCGGCTACATCGTGCCCGGCACGGGGACCGACGACTTCGCGGGCGTCAGCGGCCCCGCGCGCATCCGGCACGACGACCGCGGCGCCTACTTCGAGTTCGACCTGGGCTGA
- a CDS encoding NADP-dependent oxidoreductase, translating into MPRFVQLEEFGSREFLHLVERERPWPGPGQVLVRVMAAGLNPMDYKAYRSEQAAARMGVTLPSGMGQDFAGFVEERGEGAVRFGLGQAVFGTAPFAALADFVVVAEDGQILEKPDPLTFEVAGSLGVVGRTAMATAASLDLGEADTVLVSAAAGGVGVLAAQLAIRCGATVVGTASEENHEYLETLGIIPVAYGEGLADRVREVLDDGQRVTAVLDNHGPDTIDAAIELGVPPERINTIAAFGPTARGARTVGGRTAGNAELAELADLLAQNELVLPIDSIWPIERTVEAYGRLESGHVRGKIVIVTD; encoded by the coding sequence GTGCCCAGATTCGTCCAGCTCGAGGAGTTCGGCTCGCGCGAGTTCCTTCACCTCGTCGAGCGGGAGCGACCGTGGCCGGGGCCAGGACAGGTGCTGGTGCGGGTGATGGCCGCGGGCCTCAACCCGATGGACTACAAGGCGTACCGCAGCGAGCAGGCGGCCGCCCGGATGGGCGTGACCCTGCCGAGCGGGATGGGCCAGGACTTCGCCGGATTCGTGGAGGAGCGCGGTGAGGGCGCCGTGCGCTTCGGGCTCGGCCAGGCCGTATTCGGCACCGCTCCGTTCGCCGCGCTCGCGGACTTCGTCGTGGTCGCCGAGGACGGCCAGATCCTAGAGAAGCCCGACCCGCTCACCTTCGAGGTGGCCGGATCGCTCGGCGTGGTCGGGCGCACCGCGATGGCGACGGCGGCCTCCCTCGACCTCGGCGAGGCCGACACCGTGCTGGTGAGCGCGGCGGCGGGCGGGGTCGGCGTTCTCGCAGCGCAGCTCGCGATCCGGTGCGGCGCCACGGTCGTCGGCACGGCGAGCGAGGAGAACCACGAGTATCTGGAGACGCTGGGCATCATCCCCGTCGCGTACGGCGAGGGCCTGGCCGACCGGGTGCGGGAGGTCCTGGACGACGGGCAGCGCGTGACCGCGGTCCTCGACAACCACGGGCCGGACACCATCGACGCCGCGATCGAGCTCGGCGTGCCACCGGAGCGGATCAACACGATCGCCGCGTTCGGCCCGACCGCCCGTGGCGCGCGCACCGTCGGCGGCCGCACGGCGGGCAACGCCGAGCTGGCCGAGCTCGCCGACCTCCTCGCGCAGAACGAGCTAGTGCTGCCGATCGACTCGATCTGGCCGATCGAGCGCACCGTCGAGGCGTACGGGCGGCTGGAGTCCGGTCACGTGCGCGGCAAGATCGTGATCGTCACCGACTGA
- a CDS encoding DUF1622 domain-containing protein gives MDTHAVFETVGVAFEFAGVAALAVGFVVALAIALAVWVRTRSGTDAFRTLRESFGGVILLGLELLVAADLVKTVTSNPTLADALVLGIIVIIRTILSFSLQVEIDGVAPWRRAFVTGPEVLARAARKAGSAGAPDRP, from the coding sequence ATGGACACCCACGCGGTCTTCGAGACGGTCGGGGTCGCCTTCGAGTTCGCGGGCGTCGCCGCCCTGGCGGTCGGCTTCGTCGTGGCGCTCGCGATCGCCCTCGCAGTCTGGGTGCGCACGCGCAGCGGCACGGACGCCTTCCGCACGCTGCGCGAGTCCTTCGGCGGCGTCATCCTGCTGGGCCTGGAGCTGCTGGTCGCGGCCGACCTGGTCAAGACCGTCACGTCGAATCCGACGCTCGCCGACGCGCTGGTGCTCGGCATCATCGTGATCATCCGCACCATCCTGAGCTTCTCGCTGCAGGTGGAGATCGACGGCGTCGCGCCCTGGCGCCGCGCCTTCGTCACCGGGCCGGAGGTGCTGGCGCGGGCGGCCAGGAAGGCCGGCTCGGCGGGCGCGCCCGACCGGCCGTAG
- a CDS encoding alpha/beta hydrolase, which produces MFDALLSIDVLGGPVPILVFAIAAALLVALLARRPSLALLRRLGLAGAIGLLGAVVTWLVCVRWLNLFGESLGAGNYLWVAAVFCGLALCAASIGRAPRWRTAVAIAAAPAFVLAATLGINLNYGLDRTVGNVLAITIPNPIKTKPLAHQSTAYDVALWKHWTAPADMPLKGKTGTAHIAGTISGFHAREAGVYLPPAALVAHPPALPLVVMMMGQPGNPDPEPIASVLNALAAQHHGLAPVVVVADQLGAGAPDTLCLDTTRYGNAATYITRDVTDWAARHLPITHDHRFWSVAGYSNGGLCGLSFGIDHPELFSNVLDISGEEFPGAEHPAATLNEIFHGDQAAYDHAKPFNRLAPGAFPGSMIFTACRDDPGYHHVAEVELRAAQRAGVASTFIDLPTGGHGMGALMGGLNGGLPLLFATLGLQKPG; this is translated from the coding sequence GTGTTTGACGCACTGCTCTCGATCGATGTGCTCGGCGGCCCCGTCCCGATCCTGGTGTTCGCCATCGCCGCCGCGCTGCTGGTCGCCCTGCTGGCGCGCCGTCCGTCGCTCGCGCTGCTCCGCCGGCTCGGCCTGGCCGGCGCGATCGGCCTCCTCGGCGCCGTCGTCACCTGGCTCGTGTGCGTCCGCTGGCTGAACCTGTTCGGCGAGTCCCTCGGCGCCGGGAACTACCTCTGGGTGGCCGCGGTGTTCTGCGGGCTGGCGCTCTGCGCGGCCAGCATCGGCCGCGCCCCGCGCTGGCGCACGGCTGTGGCCATCGCCGCCGCGCCGGCCTTCGTGCTCGCCGCGACCCTGGGCATCAACCTGAACTACGGTCTGGACCGCACGGTCGGCAACGTCCTCGCCATCACGATCCCGAACCCGATCAAGACCAAGCCGCTCGCCCACCAGAGCACGGCGTACGACGTCGCGCTCTGGAAGCACTGGACGGCGCCGGCCGACATGCCGCTCAAGGGCAAGACCGGCACGGCGCACATCGCAGGGACCATCAGCGGGTTCCACGCCAGGGAGGCCGGCGTCTACCTGCCACCCGCCGCCCTGGTGGCGCATCCGCCCGCGCTGCCGCTCGTCGTGATGATGATGGGCCAGCCCGGCAATCCGGACCCGGAGCCGATCGCGTCGGTGCTCAACGCGCTCGCCGCCCAGCATCACGGCCTGGCCCCCGTCGTCGTCGTGGCCGACCAGCTCGGCGCCGGGGCGCCGGACACGCTGTGCCTGGACACGACGCGGTACGGCAACGCGGCGACCTACATCACCCGGGACGTCACGGACTGGGCTGCCCGGCACCTCCCGATCACGCACGACCACCGGTTCTGGTCGGTCGCCGGCTACTCGAACGGCGGCCTGTGCGGGCTGTCGTTCGGCATCGACCATCCCGAGCTGTTCTCGAACGTGCTCGACATCTCCGGCGAGGAGTTCCCCGGAGCCGAGCATCCCGCCGCCACGTTGAACGAGATCTTCCACGGCGACCAGGCGGCCTACGACCACGCCAAGCCGTTCAACCGGCTCGCGCCCGGCGCGTTCCCCGGCAGCATGATCTTCACCGCCTGCCGCGACGATCCGGGCTACCACCATGTGGCCGAGGTCGAGCTGCGGGCAGCCCAGCGCGCCGGGGTCGCCAGCACGTTCATCGACCTCCCGACCGGAGGCCACGGCATGGGCGCGCTGATGGGCGGGCTGAACGGGGGCCTCCCGTTGCTGTTCGCCACGCTGGGGCTGCAGAAGCCGGGCTGA
- a CDS encoding SDR family NAD(P)-dependent oxidoreductase, translating into MPESPASLDPDDLATTLRVLAQLHELDQEHPDFVSVRRATAHMFKAVKQARRRELREAELAADRAVIAATATGAPDRIDDETRGRDLTSPTAGSATAGTLINSQACYICKQHYTEVDWFYHQLCPSCAAFSHAKRTARTDLTGKRALLTGGRAKIGMHIALRLLRDGADLTITTRFPRDAVRRFSQLPDAKDWLHRLRVVGIDLRDPAQVIGLADSVAARGPLHVLINNAAQTVRRSPGAYSLLAEAESHPLPDGPLPELETFGHTADPHPQALEASVAAHPLLSSANVHGTVAELVGAAALTANDLASAAMTAGSSSLERHHDGTAIDAGGLVPDVQRVNTWTRAVGGIDPLELLEVQLCNTTAPFILIDRLRPSLAAAGRSYVVNVSAMEGVFGRRYKGAGHPHTNMAKAALNMLTRTSSLEMFETDNILMTSVDTGWITDERPHYTKVRLAEEGFHAPLDLVDGAARVYDPIVRGESGEDLHGVFLKDYRSSAW; encoded by the coding sequence GTGCCAGAATCACCTGCGAGCCTCGACCCCGACGACCTCGCGACCACCCTCCGCGTCCTCGCGCAGCTCCACGAGCTCGACCAGGAGCACCCCGACTTCGTCTCCGTCCGTCGCGCGACCGCGCACATGTTCAAGGCCGTCAAGCAGGCCAGGCGGCGCGAGCTGCGGGAGGCCGAGCTCGCCGCCGACCGCGCCGTGATCGCGGCGACCGCCACCGGCGCGCCCGACCGCATCGACGACGAGACCCGCGGCCGCGACCTGACCTCCCCCACCGCCGGCTCCGCGACGGCCGGCACACTGATCAACTCGCAGGCCTGCTACATCTGCAAGCAGCACTACACCGAGGTGGACTGGTTCTACCACCAGCTCTGCCCGTCCTGCGCCGCCTTCAGCCACGCCAAGCGCACCGCCCGCACCGACCTGACCGGCAAGCGCGCGCTGCTCACCGGAGGCCGCGCCAAGATCGGCATGCACATCGCGCTGCGCCTGCTGCGCGACGGCGCCGACCTCACCATCACCACGCGCTTCCCGCGCGACGCGGTGCGCCGGTTCTCGCAGCTCCCCGACGCGAAGGACTGGCTGCACCGCCTCCGCGTCGTCGGCATCGACCTCCGCGACCCGGCCCAGGTGATCGGCCTCGCGGACTCCGTCGCCGCCCGCGGCCCGCTGCACGTCCTCATCAACAACGCCGCGCAGACGGTCCGCCGCTCCCCCGGCGCCTACTCGCTCCTCGCCGAGGCCGAGTCGCACCCGCTGCCCGACGGCCCGCTCCCCGAGCTGGAGACCTTCGGCCACACCGCCGACCCGCACCCGCAGGCGCTGGAGGCCTCCGTCGCCGCCCACCCGCTGCTGTCGTCGGCGAACGTCCACGGCACCGTCGCCGAGCTGGTCGGCGCGGCCGCCCTCACCGCGAACGACCTCGCGTCGGCCGCGATGACTGCGGGCTCGTCGTCGCTGGAGCGCCACCACGACGGCACTGCTATCGACGCGGGCGGCCTCGTGCCCGACGTGCAGCGCGTGAACACCTGGACCAGGGCCGTCGGCGGCATCGACCCGCTAGAGCTGCTGGAGGTGCAGCTCTGCAACACGACGGCGCCGTTCATCCTGATCGACCGCCTCCGTCCGTCGCTGGCCGCCGCGGGCCGTTCGTACGTGGTGAACGTCTCGGCGATGGAGGGCGTCTTCGGCCGCCGCTACAAGGGCGCGGGCCACCCGCACACAAACATGGCGAAGGCCGCCCTCAACATGCTCACCCGCACGAGCTCGCTGGAGATGTTCGAGACGGACAACATCCTGATGACGAGCGTCGACACCGGCTGGATCACCGACGAGCGCCCGCACTACACGAAGGTCCGCCTCGCCGAGGAGGGCTTCCACGCCCCGCTCGACCTGGTCGACGGCGCCGCGCGGGTCTACGACCCGATCGTGCGCGGCGAGTCCGGCGAGGACCTCCACGGGGTGTTCCTGAAGGATTACAGATCGTCCGCGTGGTGA
- a CDS encoding 6-phosphofructokinase — translation MKIGILTSGGDCPGLNAVIRGAVLKGDRVYGSEFAGFRYGWRGVVDGDIMPLDRHSVRGLSRQGGTILGSSRTNPFEGDKGGPENIQRMMDENGIDAIIAIGGEGTLTAARRLTDAGLKIVGVPKTIDNDLAATDYSFGFDTAVEIATEAIDRLRTTAESHQRCMVVEVMGRHVGWIALHSGMAGGAHAILIPEQPKSIEQICEWVESVRDRGRAPVIVVSEGFHLDTMEEAHSHKGLDAFNRPRLGGIGEMLAPMIEERTGIESRASVLGHMQRGGVPSAYDRVLATRLGMAAVDAAYEGRWGSMVSLRGTDVVNVSIADATGGLKTVPPARYEEAELLFG, via the coding sequence ATGAAGATCGGCATCCTCACCAGTGGCGGCGACTGTCCCGGACTGAACGCGGTCATCCGCGGCGCGGTCCTCAAGGGCGACCGCGTGTACGGGTCCGAGTTCGCCGGCTTCCGCTACGGCTGGCGCGGCGTGGTCGATGGCGACATCATGCCGCTCGACCGGCACAGCGTCCGCGGCCTCTCGCGCCAGGGCGGCACCATCCTGGGCTCCAGCCGCACGAACCCGTTCGAGGGCGACAAGGGCGGCCCGGAGAACATCCAGCGGATGATGGACGAGAACGGCATCGACGCGATCATCGCGATCGGCGGGGAGGGCACGCTCACGGCGGCCCGCCGGCTCACCGACGCGGGCCTCAAGATCGTCGGCGTGCCGAAGACCATCGACAACGACCTCGCCGCCACCGACTACTCCTTCGGCTTCGACACCGCGGTGGAGATCGCGACAGAGGCCATCGACCGCCTCCGCACCACCGCCGAGTCGCATCAGCGCTGCATGGTCGTGGAGGTCATGGGCCGCCACGTCGGCTGGATCGCCTTGCACTCGGGCATGGCGGGCGGCGCGCACGCCATCCTCATCCCGGAGCAGCCCAAGTCCATCGAGCAGATCTGCGAGTGGGTCGAGTCGGTGCGCGACCGCGGCCGCGCGCCGGTGATCGTCGTCTCCGAGGGCTTCCACCTCGACACGATGGAGGAGGCGCACTCGCACAAGGGCCTCGACGCCTTCAACCGTCCGCGCCTCGGCGGGATCGGCGAGATGCTGGCCCCGATGATCGAGGAGCGCACCGGCATCGAGTCGCGCGCGTCGGTCCTCGGCCACATGCAGCGCGGCGGCGTCCCGAGCGCCTACGACCGCGTGCTCGCGACCCGGCTCGGCATGGCGGCGGTCGACGCGGCCTACGAGGGCCGCTGGGGCTCGATGGTGTCGCTGCGCGGCACCGACGTCGTGAACGTGTCGATCGCCGACGCGACCGGCGGCCTCAAGACCGTTCCGCCTGCGCGGTACGAGGAGGCGGAGCTGCTCTTCGGCTGA
- a CDS encoding amino acid transporter — MVDERGTQTGPHGQNPEHLHSWWRVMCLTGLDYFSTLGYQPAIAALAAGLVSPFATLVLVALTLLGALPVYRRVARESFRGSGSIAMLERFLPWWAGKLFVLVLLGFAATDFMITITLSAADATAHAIENPFAPSWFHGNNVIITLVLITLLGAVFLKGFREAIGIAVVLVAVYLALNVVVVTTSIVQVFEHPTAITDWWDALFVSHGNPLLIVGVALLVFPKLALGLSGFETGVAVMPQIKGKPNDDPNYPEGRIRGAGRLLTTAALIMSAFLITSSFTTTLLIPQREFQAGGAANGRALAYLAHEYLGNGFGTVYDISTILILWFAGASAMAGLLNLVPRYLPRYGMAPQWARAVRPLVLVFTAIAFLITVVFDANVDAQGGAYATGVLVLITSASLAVSLSAWRKKQPKRTVVFAIITAIFVYTTIDNIIERPDGLRIATLFIIGILIVSIVSRVGRSFQVRATSVTFDVSALDFILEDAEEGEIRIISHEPDVDTTKEYEEKNKDERRFSHIPQRSRTIFLEVMKSDSSDFEEDLVVHGVVKYGYRVLQVKSGNVPNTIAAVLLEMRDITGVVPTVYFEWTEGNPISNMFRYLITGVGEVAPVTREVLREAEKDVKRRPAVHVA, encoded by the coding sequence ATGGTGGACGAGCGCGGCACCCAGACGGGCCCGCACGGCCAGAACCCGGAGCACCTGCACTCGTGGTGGCGGGTCATGTGCCTCACCGGTCTCGACTACTTCTCGACCCTCGGCTACCAGCCCGCCATCGCGGCCCTCGCGGCCGGACTGGTCTCGCCGTTCGCGACCCTCGTGCTCGTCGCGCTGACCCTGCTCGGCGCCCTCCCCGTCTACCGCAGGGTCGCGCGCGAGAGCTTCCGCGGCTCCGGCTCGATCGCGATGCTGGAGCGGTTCCTGCCGTGGTGGGCCGGCAAGCTGTTCGTCCTCGTGCTGCTCGGCTTCGCCGCGACGGACTTCATGATCACGATCACGCTGTCCGCGGCCGACGCGACAGCGCACGCGATCGAGAACCCGTTCGCGCCCTCCTGGTTCCACGGCAACAACGTCATCATCACGCTGGTGCTCATCACCCTGCTCGGCGCGGTCTTCCTCAAGGGCTTCCGGGAGGCGATCGGCATCGCCGTCGTGCTCGTCGCCGTCTACCTCGCGCTCAACGTCGTGGTCGTGACGACCTCCATCGTCCAGGTGTTCGAGCACCCCACCGCCATCACCGACTGGTGGGACGCCCTCTTCGTCTCGCACGGCAACCCGCTGCTCATCGTCGGCGTCGCGCTGCTGGTGTTCCCGAAGCTCGCGCTGGGCCTCTCCGGCTTCGAGACCGGCGTCGCCGTCATGCCGCAGATCAAGGGCAAGCCGAACGACGACCCGAACTATCCTGAGGGCCGCATCCGCGGCGCCGGCCGGCTGCTCACCACCGCCGCTCTCATCATGAGCGCGTTCCTGATCACGTCGAGCTTCACGACCACGCTGCTCATCCCGCAGAGGGAGTTCCAGGCCGGCGGCGCCGCCAACGGCCGTGCCCTCGCCTACCTGGCGCACGAGTACCTGGGCAACGGCTTCGGCACGGTCTACGACATCAGCACCATCCTCATCCTGTGGTTCGCCGGCGCCTCCGCGATGGCCGGCCTGCTCAACCTGGTGCCGCGCTACCTCCCCCGCTACGGGATGGCGCCGCAGTGGGCGCGCGCGGTGCGGCCGCTCGTGCTGGTGTTCACCGCGATCGCCTTCCTGATCACGGTGGTCTTCGACGCGAACGTCGACGCCCAGGGCGGCGCGTACGCCACCGGCGTGCTGGTGCTGATCACCTCCGCGTCGCTCGCGGTGAGCCTGTCCGCCTGGCGCAAGAAGCAGCCGAAGCGCACGGTCGTGTTCGCGATCATCACCGCGATCTTCGTCTACACGACCATCGACAACATCATCGAGCGCCCGGACGGCCTCCGGATCGCGACGCTGTTCATCATCGGCATCCTGATCGTGTCGATCGTGTCGCGCGTCGGGCGGTCGTTCCAGGTGCGCGCGACGAGCGTCACCTTCGACGTGTCGGCGCTCGACTTCATCCTGGAGGACGCCGAGGAGGGCGAGATCCGCATCATCTCGCACGAGCCCGACGTCGACACCACGAAGGAGTACGAGGAGAAGAACAAGGACGAGCGCCGCTTCAGCCACATCCCGCAGCGCTCGCGGACCATCTTCCTCGAGGTCATGAAGTCCGACTCGTCCGACTTCGAGGAGGATCTGGTCGTGCACGGCGTCGTCAAGTACGGCTACCGCGTGCTGCAGGTGAAGAGCGGCAACGTTCCGAACACCATCGCGGCCGTCCTGCTGGAGATGCGCGACATCACCGGAGTGGTGCCGACCGTCTACTTCGAGTGGACGGAAGGCAACCCGATCTCGAACATGTTCCGCTACCTCATCACCGGCGTCGGCGAGGTCGCCCCGGTGACCCGTGAGGTGCTGCGCGAGGCGGAGAAGGACGTCAAGCGGAGGCCGGCCGTCCACGTGGCGTGA